Genomic segment of Raphanus sativus cultivar WK10039 unplaced genomic scaffold, ASM80110v3 Scaffold2640, whole genome shotgun sequence:
TATTGCCGAAATTTCAACAAACCCAATATACAAGATTAGTTTGAACTTCTACATGGTTTAAAAAGCATTCAAAGTTTCAGTCCTTGTCAGTTCCTATAGTAGGGTACTTGAGAGGAAAGGAGTCAGAAAcagaccttttttttttgttgaaacaaGACTTTTCTTATTTAAAGTAACGTTTTTCACACGGTTGGCATGATTTGCTTCACTAAAAGCATTTCCAACCCACACCATTTTTATCTCCATAAAAATTGGACTATTccaaaaatgaatatatatatatatatatatatatatatataatatatatatatatatatatatattactttaaatagAATAGGATTGAAGTGAAACTTATTACTCAATTATACTATGgaattactttattttaaaattaaattatggaGTAGTACATTTGATATGTTCTAATTAAGTGTTAGTTTTATATTGTGTTAGATGAACTATCACCATGCAGGGACCAGACAACCTCACCAACGTGCCCACTTGTGTCTACTGCTGAATTTTCTTGTTGTTTTGGATCAgcaatttgtgtttttttctgcTGTCGATTTTGTCAGATTCTGAAATAGTTCAGAGAaaacatatgttatatattatatatttttaaattctatacGTTCTGGGGTTTTCACTTAGACTACagataaaaaaacttaaatcgTCCCATGGAACATGTCAGACTTATCGTCTTCTTTGCATGCGTCCTAATGTTTGTTCCATTAAAAGCCTTAGCTCAGGCAGATACCTATCAGTTTGCTCCAAGCTTCAACTGTTTAGACCGAGGCAACTTCACGGCCAACAGCACTTTTGCCGGAAACCTCAACCGCCTtgtctcctctctctcctcagTAACATCCCCTGAAGCTTATGGCTTCTACAACCTCTCCTCTGGAGAATCCTCTGGAGAAAGAGCTTATGCAATTGGTCTGTGTAGAAGAGACATCCTAAAAGACGACTGTCTCAGCTGCATCCAGACAGCAGCACGAAATCTCACCAAACAGTGTCCTCAGGAAAAACAAGCTTTTATGTGGTACACGCACTGTATGTTTCGTTACTCGAACATGACAATCTATGGACGAAAAGAGACGTACCCAACTCTGGATTTTATTGTGGGTGAAACGATATCATCAAACGAAGATGAGTTCAAGCGTCTGCGAAGAGGGCTATTGGATAGGCTCAAAGGGATAGCAGCGGCTGGTGGGCCAAATAGGAAATACGCTCAAGGGAACAGTTCTTCTTCGACAGGGTACAGTAATAAATTCTATGGAAGTGCGCAGTGTTCGCCCGATTTGTCTGAACAGGATTGTGATAACTGTCTAGATTTTGGGTTTGAGCTTATCCGAAGTTGTTGTGATGATAAGATTGGGTTTATGTGGTATTGTCCTAGTTGTAACTTCCGGTTCGATACCTGGAGATTCTATGAGCTTGACGCCGACCTAGAGCCTGATCCACTTGCTACAAAAACTAAGAGAACAGGTAAGTACAAATTCTTGTGTATTCTGCTGCAGATCTTTGTCCCCCTAGTTGCGAAAGTTTTTGTTCTTTATGATTAGGAGCACCTTCGATCGTactctaattttaattttaaaaatggaattTGAAGTATTCTTCTATATTTTCCACTTTTTAATAaggtaaaaaaatgaaaaaaaacattaggaTAGTCGTTCCAATAGTTCTTGGAACATGGAGTAATGAAGCAATGTAGTagttgtttgacaaaaaaaaaatgaagcagTGGACATAATTTTTACTCATTACTCCATTTCACTCTATTTTAGTTTAGAACTGGAATAAAAAGTCGACACCAATATGAAATTACTcaattttaaaggaaaaatcaGAGTAATACATTAGAGATCCCTAAGACAATGAATGTTATATTGCAGGATTTAAAGTTGTTATTGCGATAGTCGTTCCAATAGTTCTTGTTGCTTTATTTGCAATTTTGCTATGCTTGGTCTTGAAGTGGAAGAAAAACAAGTCAGGAGATACCGTCGAAGGTAACGTATCGTCAATATTCTCCTTCTTGTTACGGTTATGCTGTTGAAAAGTAAAAATCTTGTTCCTGATAACTTCTGTCTGCATACTCAGTTCTTGGGAATCCGGCTTTGTCGGGATCAGTTGCCGATGATGATTTCTTGAAAACAGATTCGTTGATGGTTGACTTTGAAGATCTAAAGGCCGCAACAAATAACTTTTCTTCTGAAAACGAACTTGGACGTGGtgggtttggttcagtttataAGGTAAGTTTCTTTAACCAAACTTCTTAACGGTAACTTTAGTTAGGCTGCTTGAgagatttataaactttggGATTATGTGTATTCTCAGGGTGTGTTCTCTCATGGGCAAGAAATCGCAGTGAAAAGATTGTCGGGTACTTCTGGACAAGGAGACACTGAATTCAAGAACGAAATCTTAGTACTTGCAAAGCTTCAACATAGGAACTTGGTTAGGCTTTTGGGTTTCTGCATACATGGACAAGAAAGACTACTTGTTTATGAGTTGATCAAGAACGCTAGTCTTGACCATTTCATCTTTGGTAATTTTTCTCCTCCTTTGCTCCATATGAGCCGTACCATTTTTTCTGCTCTGTTTTGATCTTTGCGCCATTGCAGATCCGGAGAAGCGTCAACTTTTGGATTGGGGAATACGATACAAAATGATTAGCGGAGTTGCTAGAGCACTTGTTTATCTTCATGAAGACTCTTGTTTCCGGACAATTCACCGTGATCTTAAAGCTAGCAACATTCTTTTGGACCAAGAACTGAATCCAAAAATTGCTGATTTGGGCTAGCTAAACTCTTTGACACAGGCCAAACCATGACACAGCGATTCACAAACAGAATTGCAGGAACTTAGTAAGTAAACTCATCTTACTAAAAGAATTTAAGCAAAGAATATTTATAGAGCATTTGCattttttaaatggtttttagaatgttttaaataacaatagttgattatataataaatagtataatgCTTTGTCTAAGCTCTACCAAACATAACTTGATTAAATCCAAGTACAAACCGTTATAAAtggttttgtttaattttttcttgGTAGCGGGTATATGGCTCCAGAATATGCCATGTACGGACAATTCTCGGTTAAAACAGACGTTTTCAGCTTTGGTGTATTAGTCATTGAGATCATTACAGGTAAGAGAAACAACAATTGTGGATCTGAAGATGCGGAAAATCTTCTTGCGTGGGTAAGTATACAAAACCTAACTGGTATTACCTAATTTTCGCTATTTTCTTAGTCTTGTTAAATATTGAGTctttttcattctattttttcctTCTCAGGTTTGGAGATGTTGGAGAGAAGGAAATATACAAAGCATGATAGATCTGAGTTTAAACAGGGGATCAAGAAAGGAGATCTTGAGGTGCATACACATTGGTCTGTTATGTGTTCAAGAGAGTGCAGCGACTAGACCAACAATGGCTTCGGTTGCTCTAATGCTCAACAGCGATTCGTTTACTCTCCCGACACCTACAAGGCCTGCGTTTGTGTTAGAGAAAGTGATGCCTCCGAATGTTTTTTCTTCGACTGAAGAGTTACAAATGTCGTCGAATGATGTCACTGTTTCTGAGTTATCTCCTCGCTAGAGAGGTGATGCAATCTGtaaatgtttttgattattCTCTTTAAACCTTTttatgggggggggggggggggggggaggggggaAATTAGGTATTCATAGGTTTACATTCAGGTTTGATAGATAAATTAAGGAAATTAGCTTATTCATAGGTTTTCATTCAGGTTTGATTAATAAACTAAGAAACCCCCACAAGTTATTTGGTTTGAGGCGGTTGGAAGTTCAAACTCTTCCTTAAATACCATGTAGCATGGGTTGGTAGAGTGGACAACTGATTACGTGAATGGTTGAAACACGCGGTTAAAAGTTCAAATGAGGGAGAAACAGACTGATTTACGAACCCTCTAAAGAAACATGACGTTTACTAATTACAACTCCATGTTTATGTTACCGATCggtataatttttataaataattttcaattacAGTAACCTGTTGTATGTATTGGTATTTCCTCTAGTTCGACGATTTTAAGCTTATTTCGAAACACAAAGTACAACGATTTTCGAACAGACTTTAAATGTATCGAAGGTGCACTTGTGAACATCACACTTTCTGAACACCATATGTTTATGTTGGCAGCGTGAGAAATCAATCACGTGCAGATTTAAAAGTACGGCGAATGATACAAGTTTTTGGAAATGAATTAATCGAAATGCGATGAAAAATTCATGGAATATGGAACACCACATTTTGCTTGTCTGCTCGGTCCGTGATAGTCGTTTTAAAAATCGGTACGTGaagaagtttataaatatacaagAAGAAAGGGGaacgaaaagaaagaaaaaagtggGGGGGGGAGACATGAAAGGAGTAACAAACACCTTTGAAGATGTAAGCAAGAGCTTATAGATGTCACCAGTGCCTTGACTAGAGATGTTGATATGGGTAAACCTAGCCAGTTTAGACCAACCTTATTTAATACACACCccatttaaaatttatactaGACCTTGATCCGCCCGACCGGGccgggtatttattttctgtttttagtttttttttatattaaatgatgaatttgtaatatttacacataaatccagattgaaaattaatttttgcagttataataaaaattaaaagcttaataaaatattatgatataaaatttaaatttcttaattaaaataatatagaggtgggtcatattttttttccaattccaaaattttaacatcccaaataaaataaatttataaatatataaaagtataaatatatttggaactattatttctatcaaaataaatttgttaaagaaaaataatttagtgttgttgttgtttatttctagagcttGATCCGTGAcggtataaatatttgctttcgtttaaattttttatttgtactaatggtataatatatatatatatatatatgtaaattaaaaaatgtattacataattattaatagaacattttaaaacataacaatttcatttattacgtggaataattatattttgtgatttttgacgtctattatatcacaatgtatcatataaacaaaaccaatatttataactaattagatttatattatgaaaccattatactaataatatatgaataaattatttttatattttatttatatgttatataaattggttATGatgtatgatttttattttattatttatactaataaatgttaaaaaatatttaatatgttaaaacGAAGCATATTGGGAAatctatttttgtaaaaatttgattaacaaaatctattattttcaattaagaaaatgcattaaatgcttaaatctattatttaaattgaaaaaaaaagacaaacataattaaatataggTTCAATAAAGACAACTACAATTAAGGAAAATGCATTtataaatcagaaaagacaactataattaaggaaattaatttattacttcagtggcattctaatgtaaataactttaaaaatttaggGGCATTTTTtaaagtgtacttctcttttaataatatagataagaTCCATATAAGATTAGACCTATTAGGGCTACTCATTTAGAACCCATAAAATTTACATGTACTCATTTAAATTCACTTAGACCCATTTAAAtcagattcttttttttattagttatgtttgtaaataattttacataaataatttccCTTTTAAACTTTATGAACtcgaaataaattatttttcaaaaccgtaaaatcgagttttctcgTAAAAATGCaatcgagttttcccaccaaaaccataaaatcaaattttcccgccaaaaaggCAAATTGAGTTTTTCTACCAAAATCATAACCATAAAATCgagtttcccgccaaaaccgtaaaatcgagttttcccgccaaaaacaaaatcaagttttcccgccaaaaccgtaaaatcgagttttcccgccaaaaagacaaattgagttttcccgccaaaatcgtaaaatcgagttttcctgcaaaaaaaaaagcaaattgagtttttccgccaaaaccgtaaaatagagttttcccgccaaaaccgtaaaatcaagttttctcgcaaaaaaaaccgtaaaatcgagttttcccgccaaaaccgtaaaatcgaattttcaCGCCAAAAGGCAAattgagttttcccgccaaaaccgtaaaatcgagtttccgccaaaaccataaaatcgagttttcccgccaaaaacgccatcgagttttcccgccaaaaacgcAAACGAGTATATCACTCTTGATTTACTTTGAATACAACCGCCAAATTTTTTTCGCCGAAACATTAAAATCAGAAATTTTCcgcataaaccaaaaaatcaaattttatgttaaattacaacaaaaaacataaactgGTTAAACGAATCCccatttattttagtaaaaacccatttaataaatgggTTTTAAACGGGTTACCcatttttttaacgctgatttattatgatattacaattattatgAACATTATATAGATCATTCGACAACCGAAAACACTACatgtcttatgaagatctacgcctaactgcatcatctgagccgttctatgaagatccacgcctgaccagatttacttgcaccatgttgaagatctcttgtaatccTTCATTCCATAATCGCATAGTTGACTGTAATCCTTctttccataatctgcatagttgCCTAACAAATCGCGTTTTctccgggacttgaaacctggatttgAGTAAATCTGCAATAAATTGTATAGTCTGAGAGTCGAACCCCAGACctgggtgtagaagcctttagacCTTAACCATTAGGCTAAGGTGCTTCCACAAAGGGTTacccatttaataaatgggTTTTAAACGGATTACCCATTTAAAATCCGACAAACTAAATGGGTTTAAACGgacatttatttctttttaaacccATTAAGAACCGTGCGTTTGAACCCATTTTAACATCACTTGCCTTACAAAGTTGGTGATGCAGTCATTGATGCAAAATTTCATCAGTCGTTAATACAGAAGATATGCGGAGTAGATGTACGGGAAAAGGGTCTTTTTCAACCCGAACAATTTCAGTCGTGCCAAATACTACCTAAACTATTGATCAGTGCTAAATACGACCccaactcaattataattcaaaaatactacCTAGACTTCTTAAAATGTGCCAAAATCTACCTGAACAACTAATCAGTGCTAAATACGACCccaactcaattataattcaaaaatactgCCTAACTTCTTAAAACGTGCCAAAATCTAAATTGACCGTAAAATAAGTTAGTCAAccgttaaaaaaacaaaacaacttcgttttggtttaatcttttttttaaaagatatatgtTCATTATGGGATTCGAATCCGTGCATTGATACACTTTAAAAGAGACACTCTAATCACTGAACTAAagtaaatttttgatatatacttCTTCATATTCTCTAAAcaaaactttggtgataattgtttcttatttttatgaatacattaacatatttttttaactaccatatatttaatatacttatattatactaaaatataaatataataaaatattttaaattgcacaaattaaatataattaaaattttgaaactatttataaagttttcttatataaattattgtaattttaaaatttattatattactccattactacaaatatattatattaatttgtaaaaataaaaaattaccattcaaatatttaaaattacaaataatttatataagaaaaatttataaatagtttcaaaattttaagtatatttaattttgtatcatttcaaatattttattatttatattttagtataatataagtgtattaaagatatgataattataaatttttttaatatatttatagaaatgagaaaaaattatcaccaaaattttatttggagaagatgaagaaatatagtagtatatatacTTTCGAATTCGTAATAACATATCAAACATTTACTTTAGTTCAGTAGTTAGTgtctattttaaagtttatcaATGCACGAATTCGAATCCTAGaatgaatatgttttttttaaaaaggattaAACCAAAACGTCGTCGTTTTGTTTTCTAACGGTTGACTATCTTATATTACGGTTAATGTAGATTTTGgcacgttttaaaaagtttagataGTATTTTGGATTATAATTGTGTTGAGGTCGTATTTGGCACTGATCAATTGTCAGGTAGTATTTGGCACGATCGTAATTGTTCGGATTGAAAAAGGCCTTTTTCCCGTAGATGTACCATGTGGATTGCAAGAAAACGAATTGGCAAAGGACAAACAGGTGGTTTGTGTCTTTACGTAATCTCTGACATAGGTGATATCAGACAGTGTTCCAAGAAACATGCGGAATGGTAGGATTAAATCCAGGTTTGGAATGGTAggattatttaataatttaaaaaatgtatgCCAAGACATAtacatttacaaaaatataaatcaattttttatttttataaaagtatgtaaataaacagaaaaataaatacatgaaaTTATCCTTTTTCAAACACTCTTTCCATTTATTAGTTTgagataatttttataatattaatttgtaatcagttaaataataaattatataattatttattaaagatatcaAAACTTTAATCAATCTTATTAAATGGTTTACTAAAGCTAAAGTTTAgcctaaaatcatggaaaatatgaaaaataatcaaattcattttcaaataataataatatagattttataggtaatatttttaaaaaaaatatctaacgagaatacaaataataaaattattggtGTGATTTCTGTGTTTgactttaattttattctctATGCTTGACTTTAACTGAAAAAcaagatattaaaaattattgatgTGATTTCAGttagattcattttttttttcaaatcctGACCGAAAGTTTTTGGGTCACAGGATAGTTCGACCGGTTCAAATctggtttaatatattttaatcatttaattttaaaatgatattagtaaaataatacaaaatgtaAATAGAAACaaattttacacataaaatattataatataaactaattttatgttcatatgattgtttaaagatttttgatagttttgtgtttttatcattttattaattttgaaatcaaatttGGCTAAGTGGTCAAACCAGTTATTGGACCCTATTTTATATAACTGGTTCATGATCAAATCCGGTTCAACTATCGGATAGGTctagttttaaaaacactgttagagagggctgggcaaaaaatccgaattcGAAAAACTGAACTAAATCCGACCCGAAAAAGTAGCACTGAACCCGAACCAAAACTTATTAAATATCTggacgggttcaaaattttggtatttatagAACTGAAACCAAACACGacccgaaccaaaatattttgggtacccgaatgtatcctaaatagatatatatatattagttatttttagatttaatgtatattaaaaatatccaaaatatataagataccttttatttttccaaaatacttgaaaatatatacaaataatcaaaaagtaAATGTCCAAAATAGTTAAactatactcaaaacaccaaaaatacttaagcaatctattgattctttatccaaatgttcaaaccaaactaatttatacgttgagtttagatattttaacatttcttattcaaatttatttataatatattatttcatttatagattttgagaaatttaaagtatataatgaattttaaaattttaaaaataatttaagtgggttatccgaacccgaaaagatcagaaccgaatccgaaccaaaatttagaaatatctcaattggattaaaatatttgaccccgaaaaccagAAACCTGAatgatccgaaccgaatccaaACAGATATCCGAATGTCCACCCCTAGTTAGAATTAAACACAGAGAATAATTACAGTTTtctattatttgtttttgtttttcatatataaaaaggagaaaaaacaaacaaaagaaaaacaacattTTAGAGGTTCAAACCCGAGTTCTTACAGACAAAGGAATAGTAACGTTTCGTGTACCATCAGTCCACGTGAAGCTACCAAAGAAGTAAACCGCCATGTTACTCTTATAACTCGTCGTTACCCTAACTTTGAACCCAAGTATCTTCTTGCTCGAATTGAACACAAGAGTTTCCGGTTCAACAGCAATCTTTACACCTCGCGGAGGCTCGATCACAGCTCTATAAACCGAATCCACAGGTCCAACATTAGTCACCGTTCTCGAGACGGTCACTTCATCTTTGAGGTCAGGAATCGTGATGGCTGGATAGTTAACGTCGAGAATAGAAGGTAACGGAGACGGGCATTTAGTATTTTTCCCGGTGAGTAAAGTTATTGATGTCTCGTTGTAGCCAATGGCGCAGAAATAGTAGATGTAATCGTCGAGGTTCATGTCGTAAACTAGTCCTGGATCTCTGGCTCTTTCCGGGTTTATTAGTCCTGCACCGTAGTCAAATGGATCTGCCAGCTTCCTTGGTATTGTTTCCGAAAAGATTGGTTGCCCAGATGGATCAGTCTTCCACGCTGTAACAACAATAACAACGAAAGAATTAGTCTAGACATCTCCTAGtcattcaaaaaaagaaagggTCCATTACAAGAACCTGTAGTCATGATAGCTGATTTTAAAGCGGCAGGAGACCAGTCAGGGTGTAAAGCTTTCAATAGTACGACGATTCCGGCAACAAGAGGGGTGGACATGGATGTTCCTTGATTTAGGGAGAATCCTGTTGTACTTCCGTCTGCAAGGTCAGCTGATAAAATCAACACACCGGGGGCTACAATATCAGGCTGCATCATTTAATTTAGAATCCTGTCAGtaacaaaaattaatcttttGAAACGCAAAAATTagaaaggagaaagaaagaaagaaagaaaaaaaaaaccttgagAATGGCTGGATCGGTTGGATTAGGCCCTCTACCCGAGAATCCTGCAACTACAGTTGATTTTGGACGTCCCACGAACGTTTTACCTCTACTTAATTTAACCGTTGGCGAGCtggagagacagagagaaaggCGCAGTAATTAAGTAAATGATCAGTctttattaacatatatacatatcGACCGTGCATGcgtgataaaaataaaaataaaataccttGTGGAGCGGATGTATTGTAGAATCTTGATTCCGACTTCGTAGTCCACGAGGACGCCTGGCCAATTAAGAAAAACGTCAGTCATATAATCCGAACTTCGTGCAATGATGGTACCAACGCCAGCGAGGGTGGTCACAGTAGACGCCATAGTCGTAGCATCTTCCAAAAACGTTAGGGAAATTTGTCCTTCTCGATAAGAAGAGTCGGTTTGCCAGTCTTCTACGTAAATTAATTCACCAGATACTTCCCCACGATTATACAAAGCTTGACCCTGATACAGACAAGTAGTAAGTTTCCAAGACCACACACTatacgttaaaaaaaaaacaattttacgTACATGTATGGTTAGGTTATTGCCAAGAGTAATGTCTACATAATAGGTACGGTCAATGGAACTTGCACCAACAGAGAACATCCAGGGAGCTAAACCAGTCGTAGTGGAAGCTCTTGGGCCGGAATTACTAGAACCAAGAACAACAGGTATGCCCTTCAACACCGCGTGGAACGAACCAAGCTCAATATCTTCCCCAGGAGTGGTATATGTATGGTAAGGAGGCCCAGCTGGGGCAATTGATATCGATAATACATCAATGCCATCATTGATGGCATCATCGATTGCCATGGTACAATCTGAAATGTGAGTACCCGTACGCTCTGAATCGAAGATAACCTTGTATACAGCTATACGTGCCTTTGGAGCAGCGCCTCTCATGAGTCCACGTGCAAGACCCATATATGACGCGTTAGGAACGAATGCGCCGGCTGCAATTGAAGCGCATAGCGTTCCGTGTGATAAATAACCTCTAGGGGACAGAAACTCATCCTTGCCGATATTGTCCCCACTGTTCTCAGTATAGCGATTTGTGTAGTACCTTGCTCCTACTAACTTCTTGTTGCAATCCTTTGCTGGGTCAAAATTTTCTCCGGCTACACACTTCCCCTTCCAATGTTTCGGTATCGGTCCAAGCCCTTCGTCGCTAAAACCCGCCGACTCCGGCCATATTCCTGAGTCGAGAATACCAACCACAAGTTCACTTCCCATGTCGCTGTCATGGAGAATTCCATTGGGCATATTCGGAGCAACTCCCAAATAGTCGAAAGCCCTAGTGGTCTGCATCGTATGCTTTCGGTTTGATGCCACACTGAAAACATCAGGACGGTCTGGATAATGACATGAAGCCAAACCcatcaagaaagaaaaaacaagaaaatgtgTCAGAAGATGAGTGCAAGTCTTTTTCACAAGAGCTCTTAGCAGGGAGATTGAGATTTTGGGAGCTATAAacatttactaaaatattttacataattttggggcatgtttttttatataacctTCAAAAATTTAGGGACCAAAACCAAtgtttgaaaaaagaaaaaaacaatgttttacTAGGTTGTTTATATCCAACCATGGCTCTTAATTAGAACTCATAACtaagttgtttttttgtcataaatCACAAAGACAAACCTTTAAGTTTCTTAGCTTGTGACGATGTAAGTCTGGCTGCAAACCCTGAAAACCCATGGCGATAGTTGTAGACGATGGACTCTCTAGCAGCTTCCGCGCTTCAtgtaagaaaaaacaaacaataaaaaccATCAGCTACAAATACCATGAGACATTTagtgatcatcatcatcaagaacCCGGTTATATATCATATACCTATCAAAAACCGATTC
This window contains:
- the LOC130505860 gene encoding subtilisin-like protease SBT3.12, with the protein product MLESVFDSAEAARESIVYNYRHGFSGFAARLTSSQAKKLKDRPDVFSVASNRKHTMQTTRAFDYLGVAPNMPNGILHDSDMGSELVVGILDSGIWPESAGFSDEGLGPIPKHWKGKCVAGENFDPAKDCNKKLVGARYYTNRYTENSGDNIGKDEFLSPRGYLSHGTLCASIAAGAFVPNASYMGLARGLMRGAAPKARIAVYKVIFDSERTGTHISDCTMAIDDAINDGIDVLSISIAPAGPPYHTYTTPGEDIELGSFHAVLKGIPVVLGSSNSGPRASTTTGLAPWMFSVGASSIDRTYYVDITLGNNLTIHGQALYNRGEVSGELIYVEDWQTDSSYREGQISLTFLEDATTMASTVTTLAGVGTIIARSSDYMTDVFLNWPGVLVDYEVGIKILQYIRSTSSPTVKLSRGKTFVGRPKSTVVAGFSGRGPNPTDPAILKPDIVAPGVLILSADLADGSTTGFSLNQGTSMSTPLVAGIVVLLKALHPDWSPAALKSAIMTTAWKTDPSGQPIFSETIPRKLADPFDYGAGLINPERARDPGLVYDMNLDDYIYYFCAIGYNETSITLLTGKNTKCPSPLPSILDVNYPAITIPDLKDEVTVSRTVTNVGPVDSVYRAVIEPPRGVKIAVEPETLVFNSSKKILGFKVRVTTSYKSNMAVYFFGSFTWTDGTRNVTIPLSVRTRV